The DNA region CCGGTCTTGAGCTCGTAGACCTCGAGCGCCTCGTCGGCCCTGGGAGTGCCGAAGCAGCCGGCAGTCAGCAGAAGTGCGGGCAGTGCGAGCAACAGGCGGCGGTCCCGGCGGAGCATGGACGGCATTCTAGCCTCTCGGCTCGCGGACGCGCGGCTCAGAACTCGCGGATGACGACACGGGCGCGGGCCTCGTCGCGGGTGAGGCGCTGCGCCCGGAACTCGGCGAGATCGGCGACGCGCACGCTGAGCGTCACCGTGACCATGTCGGACACGGCATCGGGAAACGCCACGTAGCCGGCATCGCGCGCCGCCACGGTCACCCACTCGGTGGCGCCGAGCGGCAGGGAACCCGCGTAATCGAGCATGGCGTCGACGAGGGCCTGCTTGACCTCGGCTTCGTACACGGCACTGGGATCGGGCGTCGGCTCGGCGGCGGGCGCCTGGTTCGCGCCTGCGGCGCTGGGCGGGCCGTCAGCGGCGGCCTGCGACGCACGCCGCGGTGCCGGTGTCTGGCTCCCGGGCGGGGGCGCTACCACGGCCAGTTGCAGCTGCACCGTGCGCATGGCGCGCTCGAGGTCGGCACGCACGATCGGGTCCTGTTCGGCAGACGCGAGCTTCTGCAACGAGGCCAGCACGCGCTCGTCGCGGTCCTGGCTCAGCACGCGGAGCGCCCAGTTCACCGACTCGCTCAAACGCGGCACTTCCACCGAGAAGAACAGGCCGTAGCCCTCGATGCGGAAGCCCTGGGCCCGCGGGGCGCCAGCCAGGGCGAGCACGTCCGGGGTCACCGCCTGAAGGCGCCGGCGCATGAGGTCGGCGGCATGCTCCACCGCCCGTTCCAGCACGCTCTCCATCTGGCGCACGTGGTAGCGCGCCGTGAGGGTCGCGCCGCGACCGCCGTCGGGGCTGGGGACCGATGGCGTCGCCGCCGCAATCGCCGGCGACGCGACGACCGCGCTGGGCACCGGGGACTGCGCCTGGGCTGCGGCGCCGACAAGGAGGAACGCCGACGTCAGGGCGGCGAGACGGCCGGGAGCGGGGCCCCGGCGACGTGACGCGGAAGGCACGGGAGTAAAGACGCCCGGATCAGGGCCGTGGCTGTGTCGCGGCGACCCGGCGCAGCAATTCGTTGCGCTGCTGTTCCAGGCGCTGGAAGGCCTGCTCGACCTGGACGATGTCGTTCTGGCGCTGCAACTCGAACTGCCGCCCCAGTTCGGTGACGCGCAGCGCGAGGTTCTGCTGTTGACGGACTTCGCTCTGGTCGAGGAGGTCCTGGACCTTCTTCAACAATTCCGCCTGGGCCACGTCGGGCCGCACCGGACCAGCCGCGGGAGCGACCGCCGACGCCCGCAACGCAGTGGTCGGGGCGGAGGCCTGCGCCTCCTGCAGGAGGCGCGACACGTCGGCGCGAATCTGCGTGGCGAGCAGGTCGAGGTCGGCGCGCCAGGGCGGTTCGCCGGAGGACGCCTGTGTCACCCACGCAGCAGAGGTCGAGGGCGGGGCGACGGCCGTAGTGGTCGGGCGGGACGGCTGCGGGACGGCCGGCGAGGCCATCGAGGCGACCTGCCCCTCCCCGGCGACAACACCCGTCCTGATCCGAAGTCCCTGGTCGTTGTAGGTGATGTCGATCCTGGCCAGCGACGCGGCGGCGGCCAGCAGCAGGACGGCGGCGGCGGCCAGTCCACCCGTCCAGACGACGGAGCGCCACCGGGATGGCGGCGGCGTGCGGACGATCGAGAACCCGAGGGGCAGCCGCGGAGCGTGCCAGGCGCCGAGGGCGCCCCTCGTGGTGTCGAGGCCCGCGAGCACGGCGGCGCACCGTGAGCACCGATCCACGTGGGCCTGCAGGGTCACCCGTTCGGAGGGCGTCCCCTCATCGTCGTAGAGCAGGACGAGCAGGGTTTCGGGGTCGGGACAGTGCGTCACATCGCTCATTTACGTGGCCGTCAGCGTCGACGCGCCTCCGCGCCAGATGCCGGTCGTGCGTCGGGCAGGACCACGTCGGCCGTGATGCCCTGCCGCTCCAGCTCTCGCCGGAGCACGACCAGCCCCTGGTACAGGCGGGTCTTCACCGTGCTCAAGGGGCAGTCCAGCAGATCGGCGATCTCCTGGAACGTGAGCCCCTGGTATTCCTTGAGGACGATGGCCTTGCGCTGATCCTCGCTCAGCGCCGACATCGCCCGGTTCACGGCAGCGCCCAGATCGCGGCGCGCCACCAGATCCTCCACCGACTCGACCGGCCCGTGCTCGCCGGCCAGCTCGATGACATCCACGCCTTCGGGCGTCTCCACGAAGGGCGCCCGCTTCTGCCGACGGATCCAGTCGCGGCAGAGGTTGAGCGTGATGCGATACAGCCAGGACGAGAACTTGGCATCGCCCCGGAAACCGCCGAGCGAGCGATAGGCACGCAGGAAAGCCTCCTGCACCAGGTCGCGCGCTTCTTCCTCGCGCCCGATCACCCGGTACGCAAGGGCATAGATCGGCCGCTCCCAGCGAACCACGAGCTGGTTGAAGCTCTCCATGTCGCCACCCGCTGAACGGGTGACGAGATCCTCGTCGCTGGTCATCGTCGCGGCAGGACCCGGGTCATCGCCTCCCCGTGTCCTGTTCTTCTGACGCACGGGGGATGAAATGGTCGGCTCGGACACCTCGAGGTGTCGGAGCTGGTCTCCGGTGAGGACAGAAACGGACATTGGCACGCTCCTGCCCGGTCGATTGTGCAAGCTGACGGCCAAAATCGGCGCTCGAGCGTCGCCGACCCACACTTTCCTCGAATTGCCACACATTCCCGCCTTGAACGGCGGGATCGACCGTCCTCGAGCCCGGCCGCGGCGGGCACACCGACCGGCCCGGGGTCCCTCCCGAGGGGCAGCGTTTACGTGCACCGAAAGTACCCGACGCGTTGCGAATGCCGTCCCGGCCGAGCGACGGCGGCCTTCCTCGTGAGAGGCGGTACGATCACGGGCGATGCTGCAGTTGGTCGGACTCAGAAAAGCGTTTGCGGACCGGGTGCTGCTCGACGACGTCACGTGGCAGCTGAACGCGCGGGACCGGGTGGGGCTCTGCGGCCCGAACGGCGCCGGCAAGACCACCCTCCTGAAGATCCTCGCCCACCTCGACGAGCCGGATGCCGGCGAGGTGGTCACCCCGGCCGACCTGACGATCGGCTACCTCCCGCAGGACGGGCTCGAGTATGGCGGCCGCACCCTCGTCGAGGAGGCCCGGCAGGCGTTCGGGCCGTTGCTGGCGCTGAAGGACGAGCTCCACCAGCTGGAGGAACGACTGGCCGACACGACGCTGGACGACGCCGCGCACGAGGCGGTCCTGGTCCGGTACAGCGAGGGACAGGAGGAGTTCCGGCGACGCGACGGCTACACGATGGACCTGCGGGTGGCCACCGTGCTGCGCGGCCTCGGCTTCGAGGAGGCCGACATGGACAAGCCGACCGAGACGTTCTCGGGCGGCTGGCAGATGCGCATCGCGCTGGCCAAGCTGCTGCTGCAGCGTCCCGGGCTGCTGCTGCTCGACGAGCCCACCAACCATCTCGATCTCGATGCCCGCAACTGGCTCGAGGAGTATCTCCACGAGTATCCCGGCGCGGTCATCCTGACGTCGCACGACCGCTTCTTCCTCGACGCCGTCGTCA from Luteitalea sp. TBR-22 includes:
- a CDS encoding RNA polymerase sigma factor, whose protein sequence is MTSDEDLVTRSAGGDMESFNQLVVRWERPIYALAYRVIGREEEARDLVQEAFLRAYRSLGGFRGDAKFSSWLYRITLNLCRDWIRRQKRAPFVETPEGVDVIELAGEHGPVESVEDLVARRDLGAAVNRAMSALSEDQRKAIVLKEYQGLTFQEIADLLDCPLSTVKTRLYQGLVVLRRELERQGITADVVLPDARPASGAEARRR
- a CDS encoding anti-sigma factor codes for the protein MSDVTHCPDPETLLVLLYDDEGTPSERVTLQAHVDRCSRCAAVLAGLDTTRGALGAWHAPRLPLGFSIVRTPPPSRWRSVVWTGGLAAAAVLLLAAAASLARIDITYNDQGLRIRTGVVAGEGQVASMASPAVPQPSRPTTTAVAPPSTSAAWVTQASSGEPPWRADLDLLATQIRADVSRLLQEAQASAPTTALRASAVAPAAGPVRPDVAQAELLKKVQDLLDQSEVRQQQNLALRVTELGRQFELQRQNDIVQVEQAFQRLEQQRNELLRRVAATQPRP